One stretch of Paramormyrops kingsleyae isolate MSU_618 chromosome 4, PKINGS_0.4, whole genome shotgun sequence DNA includes these proteins:
- the LOC140588838 gene encoding protein NLRC3-like: MEECSSDPHDKSGLSSILKSLEEKAIKFLKDELKKFVRCLDQNYPECSEPQLAEENDLDSDGQMQKSCGREGALKITLYILRTMKQNDLADILEKRQLMLQYLHRIKSNLKQKCECVFEGKAKEGQPTLLSEIYTELYITEGGAGGVNDEHEVRQIETASKKRQTEDTTVKCNDIFKPLCGRETPIRTVLTKGVAGIGKTVSVQKFILDWAEGKANQDVHFIFALPFRDLNLIKEEYSLIELLHHFVPELKSFKFTELFRYKVLFIFDGLDECRLPLDFQNNESWFDETKKMSLDVLLTNLIKGNLLPFALLWITSRPAAASQIPPECVHQVTEIRGFSDAQKEEYFRKRFSDQSLASRIITHVKSSKTLFIMCHIPVFCWISATVLKRLFSETDRGEIPRTLTEMYTQFLIFQTSLKKDKYMNNYETKLNEYSKELLLKLGKLAFDNLEKGNLIFYEQDLTENDIDVSEASVYSGVCTEVFKEEYGLYQEKVYCFVHLSIQEYLAALYVFLSNSSVDLLETAVDQALESKNGHLDLYLRFLLGLSTDSSQTLLQKLLGQTGTSSLNIRKTAKYIKEKIQENLSPERTINLFHCLAELGDNSLVEEVQRYLNSGHLSAEDLSPTQYSALAFVMLMSDEELDVFDLKKFIRSDKQHWRLLPVVKNSRTAL, encoded by the exons ATGGAAGAATGCAGTTCAGATCCACATGATAAATCGGGTTTATCATCCATATTGAAG TCACTAGAGGAAAAAGCCATAAAGTTCCTAAAGGATGAGCTGAAGAAGTTTGTGAGGTGCCTAGATcagaattacccagaatgctctgagcctcagctggCAGAGGAGAATGACttggacagtgatggtcagatgcagaagtcctgtggtagagagggagctctgaagatcacactgtacatcctgaggaccatgaagcaaaatgatctcgctgacatactggagaaga GACAGCTCATGCTGCAATATCTGCACAGAATCAAAAGTAACCTGAAGCAGAAatgtgagtgtgtatttgaagggaaggctaaggaaggacagccaacacttctcagtgagatttacacagaactctacataactgaagggggagctggaggagtcaatgatgaacatgaagtgagacagattgaaacagcatccaagaaaaggcaaacagaagatactacagtcaagtgcaatgatatatttaaacccttatgtgggcgtgagacacctatcagaactgtactcactaaaggggtggcaggtatcgggaaaacagtctctgtgcagaaatttattctcgactgggcagaaggaaaagcaaaccaggatgttcacttcatatttgctcttcctttccgggacctgaatttgattaaggaggaatacagtctgattgaactgcttcaccactttgtcccagaactgaaatcatttaaattcactgagctgtttaggtacaaagtcttgttcatctttgatggtctggatgagtgtcgccttcctctagattttcagaacaatgagagctggtttgatgaaacaaagaaaatgtcactggatgtgctgttgactaacctcattaaggggaatctgcttccattcgctctcctctggataacttcccggccagcagcagccagtcagatacctcctgagtgtgtccaccaggtgacagagatacgagggttcagtgatgcccagaaggaggagtatttcaggaagagattcagtgatcagagcctggccagcaggattatcacacatgtgaaatcatcaaagaccctcttcatcatgtgccacatacctgtgttctgctggatttcagccactgttcttAAGAGACTttttagtgagactgacaggggagaaattccaaggactctgactgaaatgtacacacaatTCCTTATCTTTCagacaagtttaaaaaaagacaagtaTATGAATAACTATGAAACCAAGCTTAATGAATACAGCAAGGAACTCCTtttaaaacttggtaaactggcttttgacaaccttgagaaaggcaatctcatattttatgagcaagatctgacagagaatgacattgatgtcagtgaagcttcagtttactctggagtgtgcacagaagtctttaaagaggaatatgggttgtatcaggagaaggtgtactgctttgtgcatctgagcatccaggagtatctcgctgctttatatgtgtttctgtcaaactcatcagtTGACCTGCTGgagactgcagtggatcaggcattagagagcaagaatggacacttggacctctacctccgcttcctcctgggcctctcaacagactccagtcaGACTCTGTTACAAAAACTACTGGGACAGACAGGAACCAGCTCACTTAACATTAGGAAAACAGCCAAAtacatcaaggagaaaatacaggagaatttatctccagaaaggaccatcaacctatTCCACTGTCTGGCTgagctgggtgacaattctctagtagaggaagtacaaagatacctgaattcagggcatctttcagcagaagacctctcacCTACACAGtactcagctctggcctttgtgatgctgatgtcagatgaggagctggatgtgtttgatctgaagaaattcatCAGATCAGATAAACAGCactggaggctgctgcctgtggtcaagaaCTCCAGGACGGCTCTGTAA